The genomic segment CCAGGGTTAATATTTGTGGGTAAATAAGTAAAACCCTGTTCTCTGTATTTACTACCATGGGACAAATGGCATCCCTATAAAAAGCAGGCAGACTAGTCCACTAACAGACTCTGTATTTGCTTTTCAAGAGGCCAATTGTTTTCAACATGTTAGACTAATCCCATCCCTACGATCTGGTCAGATTAGGAGAGGGCGCAGTCTTCAGCGCAGATAGACCCAGTAAAGACCCATATATTTAAATGGCTTCCATTTCAGAGCCAGATCAACTGGAGCCACATTCCCTCACGTGGTGAACCCAGTGTGGACTGGACCTTTTTATTACCTGTGAAGGTACCTCCTTGTACTTTCTGCAGCTTGTCTATGGCGTCCAGCAGGGATTGTTTTGTCTGATGGGTGTTCAGGTTCCACTCGGTCCTTGGGCGGTTACTGAACTGAGTCAGACCTGTGGAGAAGACGTCATATTGTtctctgtaattaaaaaatggaAGAATTCCAATGTTCACATCCAATATTCCAAGTGCCTGAGAGCTATAGGAGTGGCTGACTGCTACACAAGTACAACTTGTCTcctgcaaacacagagcagtTCCACATGTGTTTGTGACTCCAGCAGTGTCAACTATTGTTGTGGTCAAATAATCTGGGTCAGTCCCCTGTAACCAAATACCTGCCTAAAGATAATGTCAGTAATGCAAAAAAGTAATTGTATTGTTAGAGTTGTCATCATTGCCCCAACATTTAATGTGACTTATATTTGGCGTCAGTTGCTCTTGACCAGTTTTCTTTATCTGCTCATGATTAAAAGAATTTAAgttaagaaattaaaaatcattctttaataactgaatgaaatggatttaacatgaagacaaacacacagcagttagCGGTAGTGAAACTATTACCAATCTGGAATCTGTCTGGGCCGATATCAAAGGCGTTGACTATGTCAGCGATAAAGATCTGGATGGTTTCAAAGCCTTCCTGGCTGATGCTCCCAGAGCCGTCCACCAACACAACGATATCAGCCTTGTTTGTGGTTTCACACTGAGCTCCTGGAGAAAACAGAGGATTGTGGGATTGAAGGAGGCCAAACCTACTAAACCACATACTCTAACTAGCTGAGGGTTGCTGTCAGGAGGAGGAGCCAGTCATCCAGGTATCACACTGTGGATGGTTTGACTCGTGGctccacatgttgaagtgtcctttgGTTTCTCCTGGGCTGTCAGCACCTTTCATTTCAGCTCTGTTGTCACTGGTGTTTCTGTCCTCTGCTTAAGAAACTCTTAAGTGTATTAACTTTCTCTTCTGAGAAGATTCGTGAGAAACTTTTATCTTTACGATCCAGCCTTATCTTTATGGGGAAAGTGTTCTAAAAACGTTTGAGTTGATCTTGTTGATGTTGTAACTAGGAGCAACTCTTTGGAAACTTAGTGAAACAGATTAATTAAGAATATTAACAGGAGAAACATTTGGCTATGACACCTTCAGTGTGGACCTGCAGCAGAATCATCAGGCTGCTGCTTTGATGACAGCAGCTGATCAGTGTAAAGATTTAGTGGTTCCCAGGCTGAGCCTCGATGTGGTTAACCAACAGGAAAACTTGATAAAAGTCAAAGACGTACAAGAGAAAATGTTTAGTTATTCATCTTACATAACTCACACTAAGACACTGAGCTGTACTTTATAACATTCTACCAAGATCACAGTAATTAATGTTGTAATACTTTACTTTAGCTGATTGCAGGTTACTTTCTCATTTTAATCAtctcttatatattttttaaatatatatatttaatattttgtactCCTTACTAATTgagttgtgtgtttcttcagccTGGAGTCCTGacgacaaaaacagaaaaaaaacctcaattaaaacagaataaaaacacaaactgacgTTTGAACCTTCATCTGGAACCAGTGACTAACGCTGGTAAATCAACAAGTTTAAGAAAACAGATCAAAAAACCAAGTGaactacaaatataaaatgtgatgccACAATCAACTAAACATGATCCAAGGAGAAGATTTCTGTTGTTTGCAATAAGAAcaaatctgaataaaaacattcaactCGACTTCACAGGTGACAGAGAAGGTACAAAGGAGAACAGCGGAGGATTCTAAGCCAAGTGATTAAAAGTGATGTGAGCCTCCATCATTTAAGCAGAATCCTACCTGAGCTCCACAGCAGCACCAACACCACCAGCAGGTGATCCATGTCCAGGTAGATGCAGAACTCTGTCAGAATTGTTTACTCTCACCCACTGCTCTGTTCCCTCTTCTTTGTTTATCTCCCCATCAGACAAATACACCAGCTTCTCAGAACTGATATCACCACACAGCAGATCAGAGTGTGAGATTTCCTCCTCTGACATGCTCTATCACAGTTCACATGTACTGCACACATTACATTAGTACTAGAGCTGGGTTTAGTGTCTATGAGGCCCAATGTGATTAAGATTCTAGATGAGGCTGAACCTTCATTTAAAACCTTTACTGAGCTAAATGGCTTGAATTAAAGAAATTAGCATTTAGGGCACAatttgaatgaaaacagaagaagaaagtcaTGGACATTATCCTGGGGTGTCCACTGCTCCACGTGTTTTAGAACAACTCCCTCCCAACCAAATGATGGTTACCTAAACCTTAACGTGTGGGGTTAGATAGTAAACAGGCAGGATAGTGGCTCTCAAAAACCACAATTGGACTCTTCTGACATCCCCCAAAGGGGGAAAGGGTTGTAGCTAAATAGCCTTCAATTTGCATATCTACTAGCAATCTGAGCCTCTCCAGTTTACTTTCAAGTCCATTTATTCCACTGAAGCTGCACTTACCAAAGTGGTAAATTATCTTTTCCCAAAAGGATTCAAATTCCACATACCATAAATAATTGCGTACCCCAGGGCTCAGTTCTCGgccctctcttcttttctctttataaCTCACTCATAGGCCAAATTATACACAGTCATTGTATTAATTTCCACTGTTATATGGAAGATGTGCAGCTTTGCATCCTGGGAAGGGCCCTTCTGGGATTAGGAAATAGTACATTTTCAGTCACACTGGATGTCACATACATTTTCGCTCCTAAATTTAGACGTTGAACAGTGTTAAATGACAAATTCCATAAATTTCCATAAGGACACAACAAGACAGTGAAGACAAAGTGAAGACATCAGATCACATCAGTTGATGCTCAGTTTCTCATTTATTGTCAGTAAACAGCAGATAATGATTCACATCAGACTTTCAAACCTCCACCAAACAGGATGAACCAGTTAGTTGGACTTTaaagctgagtgtgtgtttagtagcagcagcagaatccAGACAACAGGGACATGTGGTGGTGGAACAGGTTCATTTCAGCACAGTTAAGCTGTTGTTTGCTCTAATAAAGTCAGCTCCACCCGTCCTTTGGTTCTTCATCACTTCACTCATTCATTGGATGTTTTGATGGAAACTGCTCTGGATTTGTTCCTCTCTATCCTCCACTAAGTTCCCACCTGTCCATCACTCTCTGCACCAGCAactgctcacacacagtcaacaccTGACTTCAGCTCCGATGGAAAAGATTCTGTCAACTACTGATTCATTTAGAAGATTATATTGAAGCAAATACAGGAATTATCATCTGATCAGACTGTTTCATTCTACAGATCCTGGGAGATTATAGGatagatgagagagaaagagtcaaaaatcaacatcagatctactgctgtctgtttgtcctggacatttactgcacaggACGGATCTTCATGCTGATGCTCTTCAGGGAGTAGTAATGGCCCCTCCACTGGACCCACTCCACTCCAATAGCAAAGAAAGTCCCATCAGCCCCCCAGCGATAAACCCCGTTGGGGTTAGCATAGTGACAGGCGTTGTACCAGAACGCCCCAAGATGATATCTGGCACAGTTTACGCCCGAGGAGTCCTGGTCTCTGTCAAAAGTGGAGAACCTCTGTCTGTTGTGATAAGTCAGGGCGTCTCCTACAGAAACAAAAGTATTTAATCACTTTTAGTGATACTAATACTACTTACAGTACTGGAACTACTACTGGCTATTCATACCCTCATCTTTTAGACCAGTGGTCTCCAACCTTTGTTGCGCTACAGACCAGTTGAATGTCAGACAATAGTTCACAGACCGGTCTTTAAGGTGTGGcggataaatacaacaaaataaaattatacgACCGACATAAAAACggatattttctaaatatatcaGGGTTTTTGatcaaaataaagttttgaagGCCTCATTGCCTCATTAAAGAGCCGGTTGCAGCATATATGCAAAGCAGGTTTGGTGCGTGGAAACCTGTcgcaataaatccatattttaAGTAGGAATCCTGGTACTGTTGTTACTAGTTTGTCTAATAAGTAAAATATTCTGTCAACTGTGGCTTTAGATCAGGATCTGTTACCTTCAGGGAATGTCTGTAAAAGTCTGAAGGTCAGACTGATGAGAAAGAATAATAACCCAATATTCTGACTCATAGCATTTAGTCTTCCTACTACAGACCATCAGCTCTGTACAGACTCTTCCCTGCTTTCACAATTTCTCCAAAGGTAACGGGTTACTGgaagtaaatactgtaaatcattgATGCCAGGCTAAAGATGCTCTAAAGCTCATTGAGATTAGATGGGACGTGTTCGTGAACTCTTCTTCAGGCCTCTTTGCAGATGTTCTGTGGGGCTCTATGAAGCCTGTGCTTCTGGGATCTTGGATAGAATGAGGCCTGTCATTGTCACGTTGGATTCTTTTTAACTTTGCCGCTTCTCTTTCTGGCCCCTtttcaaaacatgtttgtattcACTCCTCCTGGATTTTGTGCACTCAGCCAAAAACACCTAGTTTTGCATTAATGGAGGCAAAAGTACAAAGTCCACATTGTGCTTATTTTAATGAAGCTGTGCTCAGGGTAAATCAGCTTGTACTGTTTGATATTTAATATCaaatttgcacatttttgtAAACTTAAACCTTGTTCATACTACGAACAATCAGATCGTCTACATGAGGATCTAAGTATGGATTAAACTTAAAATGTCTTTAGTGtgtattttgattttgatttatttttgttttttatttttcttatttatatgtTCATTGATTTTTATCCCTCAtatgttttattctaattatatttagttttctcATCATTCATTGGTTTGATTTCACacatcttttctctctgtaaGTGCTGCCTGCTGGACTGGGGCTCTGGTTGTGGGTCGCCAGAAGTTGAGctcattattgttgttttattatattattgtttatgaacaaacatttgttggttttcagtgtttctaGTTTATTGGTAATAAATtgtaatatttcttttaatagtTTGATCCAACCGAGTTCGATCCCACATGCAGGACTGTGTCAGTTTAGTGGACTAGTTGACTTCTTTTGATCCTTTACTGTTTTgatccatttttaaaaactacactcgtattttatataataatgtaaaataatcacAGTTACACCCCCACATTACATCCAGTATAAAGTACTAACCTGCTCCTCCATTGAGAAATCCTGAAACCTGCAGTCTGTATCCATCAGATTCTGGACCCACAGAGAACGAGGTGTACCGAGCATACACCTTTCTTCCATCAAAGTCCTGCATGTCAACCAGCAGCTCGTACTTTCTCTCACTGGTCAGGTGGTAGATGTTTTCAAGAcctaatacacatttaaaaaaacgaATTGACCTGAACATCGGGGTGCCAACAGTTTTTTAGTCTGGATTTAGACCACACAGTTTTAAATTTGTACTTAGTAACAGTCAGTTTGCTTTCCCTTCTCACCGAGCCAGTACTCTCCTGAAGGACTACCGAAGCCCAGCTTGTACTGATTCCAGCCCCTGTAGAAGTTCACAGAGCCGTCCACCCTCCTCTGGATCACCTGAGGGAGGGGGTTGGGGGTTAATTAGGTAAATACACAGGATACCTGACAACACAGTGCTTTCGTTATTCAGGTCAATACAACAGGACATTTAGACACGATGGTGAAAACCACTTGAAGACTGCAGTTAAAATACTCACCGTCCACTTTCCTCCTTCTGAACGCAGGTCACAGTAAACCTACACAGAAACAGATACGTCTTAGTAAATGTCCCCTTTCAGCTACAACTGTGTCCAAATGTAATACAACTACTACACCTGATACTAAAACCgtctaaatctaaatgtgttcGAGACGATCTCACTTCACATGGTGATGGTCTCAACgtctttcttattttaaacGTCAAACTATGTCCCACACAGGTGAAGTGTACCTTGACAGCAGACATGCCTCCACCTGGGTGGATGCTGTACACTCCACTGCGGCGCCTGTGAACCCTGCGAGGGATGTCGCTGCAGTCCACTGATTGTCTGTGCTCTTCACAGATGATCAACAGCGGAgccaggaggaggaagatgactGATATCAGCTGGGACAGAGGAGAGTTTCTCATTTGGACACTGAAGACTTCTCCTGCCACAGCAGTAGTTCAGGTGGTGCTGTGATAAATAGAGCTCACATTTCAACTTCAAACCTACCTTCATTGTCGTGCAGAAACCAGATGATCAGTATTCTGAAGTGGGTCTGTCTGGACACTCTGAAACAGTcagtgaagaacagaaaacCGCCGCAGTTCAGTCAGAAACCTCACGAGAAACAGACGATGATATGAAAGTAAAAGGTCGAATATGGATATTTAGTGTCCAGGCTCCTCAGAGcaccgggggggggggggggggttatcaGCCCTGTGTGACGTCTCCTGGTTTGATGCTCACCTGTGTGAACTCACCTGCAGCTGGAGATAAAGCGACTTTGTCTTCACCTTCAGAGgaaactgtcaaactgctgcttctccttcaATCTGACGAACTCTCACAGCTTCACCTCTTATATGTACAGAGACACggacacatcacaaacacatcctGAAACTTCACACGAACAGTGTCAAGAAATGTGCGTGTTTAGTTGAAAACAAATATTCCAACATTAGTACGGATTAATATTATCATCTTCTATCTTTCCCGAAGTAGATCCAGTTTTATCTCCCTGTTCAAACAAAGTTGGTTTAATACACTGGACCTTGAAACTGTATATTCTGTATTGTGTTTCATTCTGATAGGAACCATATATCAGAGTTATTGGAGAGAACATTCGATCATACTGACATTAATAAACTGTTAACAGCAGCTGAAAACCTCTGTGGCTTTAACAGACTCATATAAAATTCTGATATGATCACAAAAACCAAACTGACGAATGTCTTCAACCATCCTAACTCTGAGAACCACCActcgctcctctcctctctgcagtcTGTCACATTTTGCTGTGAACCTTCTGTATTTTACATGATTGTGGCTGCAAAAGGTTCAGTTTTGAATTCCTAGTGGCTGTGCTCGATTTatgagagacacagagtcaaAACGATCGGACCTCCAATTTACACCACTTTGTATGTATGGAAGGTCTAATGACGTCCAAACTTCAGCTTCATCACCAACAGCATGTTTCCTCCTAAAGGTTCAGGATGTTCTCCTCAGTGTGTGCttcattcttcttcctccagacCTACTGCTGATTCAAAGCTTTTCTTCCTGACTCAGTAGTGATGGACCTCTTTAGGTTCTGACTTGGAAACCTTCAGTGTTTGGTATGTGCCTCTCTGTGAAAACTGAAACCTTTCCACAGAGTCTCCTTTAAAGTCACTCGGGGGCTTTTCTCCACCTGCCTCCTCAGAAATCTGGTTGCAGCCGTTGATAGTTTCTTTTATCTGCAGGTCGTGTACTGTTCTTTAACTTTGAACTTTAGGAACACTCAGTACCTTCACTTATTTCCTTTAGATTATTTGTAAAAAGCAGTGATTTGAGTTTTACTATTTTTAGCTAAAGTGACTTTTACTTGAAACATTTGTGCAGATGAACAGTTTGACCCATTAGAACAAACAGATTCTTCCTTTACATGTACATTAATGCACATATAACCTTCAGAGCACGACTGATCCTCACCAACAAAACCCATTATCACAATAGTACAACTGATGcaacaacttttatttaatttcacagtcCTCATATGTTAGTGGAGAGCGTCACTGAGTTTGATGTTACAGGATAAAGTAAGTAAATCTGTTTGAACAGCATCAGGTTTTTAAAGGATCAGGTGTTGGAACAAAATTTAAACAGTAAGATGAGATCAGATCTCTTAAAGTGCAGCTTGTGATTAATCTTAAAGTTTTCCACAAGGTTAAAtgtttacttacttattttCCTACtatgtgaataaaacataatatagGAGAATATAACCTACTATTATCTAATGCTCAGTGAGGTCATCTGTCTAACCTGACCACAGCTAATCCCAAAATGCCTGTTTAGACTTATGACCTTTCTAAATACACACGTTTTCAGTAGAATCAACCTTAATCATCATCAATCAGCAGTTCTTATTATAATAATTGAGTTAAGGGTTCCATCATTTTGTCCAGGCCACTTTCATAGGTTTgtagttgtggttcaacagaagttttttttaaaaacaaagtaatgtctgattttcacaAGTTCATTTTTagtgcatttttattaattactacTTTTGCCAGTTTCCATTTATTTCATTGACCTTcgtgggtttttctttctttaagggaagggGGCCAATcattttgtccacgtctgtatgACAGCTGGCAGAAGATTGAAGACGGTCTCCTTCGGTCTTACCCTTTGAAACTACATTTAGGAGAATTCAGGTTGTGAATTTGAACTTAGATTTATATAAAttctttaaaactttttaaccTCGTTCACACAAATGTTCCTCCACACTCCCAGGAACACACAGATCACGAGGTTGCTAAACTGAAACCTGAGCaggtcattttattattgtacagACATATGATGCCAATACAGTAGTCTAACAactaacacacactgtggaGCAGCACTTTTCTTATCAgcgtttttatttttagaacatTAGCGATCATGAAAGTTTACACTTTATCAAAGCCGTTTCAAACCCTCAGATTTCCCACAATTCTCTCTGCTGATCACAGATTAGTACtgatcatgtttctgtttccaggTCAATTATGGACTCAAAAAGATGCAAAATACCTCTTATACAAATAGTGTGTGGACATTTCGTCTTTCTCCTGGTATAAAAATAACTTCTAAGTGCTTTGCACACTTTAATACTGTCTCTGCTTCGGCATGTTCACAGCTCGGATGTCACCGTGAGTTGTCAACTGTAAAACTCTCCAGAAACATTGAAAGAAACAACtataagaaacaaacagcaggtgaGACTGAGCGATCTGTGCTGGTGATGAGGGATCGACCTGCGTCTGCAGCTGTCAGTGCTGCGTTCGCTATTATCTGAGAGGAAGACAATGACACACTGTCCTCCTCAGACACAACACAGCATGTTCAACCAGTCACCACCAGGAGGTGCAGCTACTAGTGATCTAGTTCATCTTATTAACCTGTCAGTTGTTATTTTACCATTAGCTTCAAACTGAAGGTAAACTGCAGTCTGAAGATGGTTCCACTGTGGAAACTAATGATCATTTaaaaggttgttttgtttttgctccaCAAACAAATGTCCCTGCACCACAGCGAAGACCAGACGTCTCTGTTCTACCTCTGAGGTTCACATGTTTGTGTGAGCCTGGCAGAACATTGGTGTCAGGCGTTCCTCCATCATCATACAGCACATGCAGGCAGTCGGAACGAAGCTTTTCAGCTAGATGGAAGAATCAAATGAACCAAATCTGGTCTCAGATCTTAATCATGAGGGAGGAAAAGCTTATGATACAAGATTCATGTGGATTCCATTCCCATGAGCACAGTgtaaaaagaaattcacagtTTGTAGAACGATAAAGTCCAGAACATCGGTTTTACCTTTTCTAAAACCTGGACTCATACTTCATACCTTTTTCATATTGTGGCaggaaaaatgtcaaaagtgaACTGTGTAGATgctaaagacattttacagaaCTACAactctcagagagagagagtaaaagagTTAGAAATCAATTAGTGTTTGACTATCTTAAACCTCCAGCTGGAGACAAACTAAAAGCTCCTGAACAGATTCACTGATCTAAACATGAATTCAAACCTTCAGCCAATCGTAGGCCGTTTCCCAGAGACATTATCAATCACACAGTAATCAAAGATCAGTACGAACACGTCATTCAGATCAAATAAAGCTAGAAGAGCAGAGAATACGAAGAAGGAAAAAAGGTGAAGGATTTGTTTCAGGGCGACTGACGAGTCCCAAACGTTTCCCAGCGGCAGTTTTCAACAAGGTTTTAAAGTTAACTCCTGTAAAACTGGTCTAAAAGACGAGCATTCACAccattctgcttttgtttgtgcagaGGTAATCTGTTCATTTTGTGTCCTGACAAAACCAAACGAAAGGACGAGTGTGAGAATGAAGAACATGTTTCACCCTATGATCCACTCGTCTGTGTCAGTGTGGCAGTACTCAGATTCCAGCTCGTACCTTCACTTCACCAATTTAACAGATGAGTTGGAGAAACTTTTAGAGACTTTCAGTCACTTGGCAGCAGACAAACAAGAGCAGTAGGCTGTAAATGCGACCTTTagttattttccattttaaaagctgctgttcTAGAAAACACCGTATCCGTCAGTGTGGCGTGTCGCCACAGCAAAGGCAGGGTAGCCCTCATAGGTGGTGTAGGTGGTGAGGTCCTGACCCAGAGACACAGCCTGCTTCAGCTGGGAGGCGACCGCTGTCGATGCTGGGCTCGCCAGAGTGTAACctggagagaggaaagaaaaagccaCAAACTGTTATTAATGAGTCTGTAAATGTTCTGTTAGGTGGAAGCCATAGAAGTGTGTTGGTCACTGATAACTAATTAATACAACCAGAGGCACACAGAGAACTTTAGCTTTGGAAGAAGAACTCGACAGGAACTCACACAGCATGACCCCCAAAGGCCTTTGATTCTGATTGGCTGGACGTTTTAGCCTCAATTAAATTTCTAATGTACAGGATTAAAAAAGGTATCACCATCACAAACTAATCTGAATCTGCTTTAACCGAACCGGTTGATAACGGAGAAGAGCATTCAGCATTTAGGAGCACCAGCTTGGAGCTGTGAAAGACCTGTCAGCCGTCTGTTAGTGGTTTGTTGAGAGAAGAGTTAGTTGGCTTTGGGTACGGACCTTCACATACCTGGGAAGGCCACTGAAGCCACAGCGGCAGCAGTAGCACAGCTGGTGTCTGCGGCACCCTCTGTCTGCAGTCCGAGCGTCTGCAGCGTGTACTCAGCTGCATGGACTTTAGCTTCttctacagcagcacac from the Anabas testudineus chromosome 19, fAnaTes1.2, whole genome shotgun sequence genome contains:
- the LOC113156302 gene encoding microfibril-associated glycoprotein 4-like isoform X2, with protein sequence MKLISVIFLLLAPLLIICEEHRQSVDCSDIPRRVHRRRSGVYSIHPGGGMSAVKVYCDLRSEGGKWTVIQRRVDGSVNFYRGWNQYKLGFGSPSGEYWLGLENIYHLTSERKYELLVDMQDFDGRKVYARYTSFSVGPESDGYRLQVSGFLNGGAGDALTYHNRQRFSTFDRDQDSSGVNCARYHLGAFWYNACHYANPNGVYRWGADGTFFAIGVEWVQWRGHYYSLKSISMKIRPVQ
- the LOC113156302 gene encoding microfibril-associated glycoprotein 4-like isoform X1; its protein translation is MRNSPLSQLISVIFLLLAPLLIICEEHRQSVDCSDIPRRVHRRRSGVYSIHPGGGMSAVKVYCDLRSEGGKWTVIQRRVDGSVNFYRGWNQYKLGFGSPSGEYWLGLENIYHLTSERKYELLVDMQDFDGRKVYARYTSFSVGPESDGYRLQVSGFLNGGAGDALTYHNRQRFSTFDRDQDSSGVNCARYHLGAFWYNACHYANPNGVYRWGADGTFFAIGVEWVQWRGHYYSLKSISMKIRPVQ